One window from the genome of Candidatus Eisenbacteria bacterium encodes:
- a CDS encoding peroxiredoxin family protein, with protein sequence MPRIAFVLALLLAAAPAAAQTDRYRPAQPPTDKRAAAGGIPSSPRLSLGSVEKGDRAPDFDLPLAGGGKVRLSNLRGQWAVVCFCPRRALGSLDSLARAVPEQTVVLGVVAEKVSQLAAWAARRDTKALLLDDMTGDIAALYGAYDMSRNQPLPGYVIVDPKGVVVRIEIREGLVPSDAARAVQYAVTGL encoded by the coding sequence ATGCCGCGGATCGCATTCGTCCTCGCCCTGCTGCTCGCCGCCGCGCCCGCCGCGGCGCAGACCGATCGCTACCGGCCCGCGCAACCACCGACCGACAAGCGCGCCGCGGCCGGCGGCATACCGTCCTCGCCGCGCCTGTCGCTCGGCAGCGTCGAGAAGGGCGACCGCGCGCCGGACTTCGATCTGCCGCTCGCGGGCGGAGGCAAGGTCCGGCTCTCGAACCTGCGCGGCCAGTGGGCGGTCGTGTGCTTCTGCCCGCGCCGCGCGCTGGGCTCGCTCGACTCGCTGGCCCGTGCGGTGCCGGAGCAGACCGTCGTGCTGGGCGTCGTGGCCGAGAAGGTGAGCCAGCTCGCCGCGTGGGCCGCCCGGCGCGACACGAAGGCGCTGCTGCTCGACGACATGACCGGCGACATCGCCGCGCTCTACGGGGCCTACGACATGAGCCGCAACCAGCCGCTGCCGGGCTACGTGATCGTGGACCCCAAGGGCGTCGTCGTCCGCATCGAGATTCGTGAGGGACTTGTCCCGAGCGACGCTGCCCGCGCCGTGCAATACGCCGTCACGGGCCTCTAG
- a CDS encoding energy transducer TonB: MKLPAAVCLALLALGCAPRAGPRAAREGPETLAVSVLGDTSEAGTLRPARFGAAPGARLTLVRIATARADIGAALPVPEPSAPPAHDESPTEASGDDILRPPLPRGTATLRVRADRPAWVEFDVRVDEAGEVTDVIAVAGDADPAVVRAATDAALALRWHPATRRGQPVAVWCRQRFEAGPGR, translated from the coding sequence ATGAAGCTCCCAGCGGCCGTGTGCCTGGCGCTGCTCGCCCTCGGTTGCGCCCCGCGTGCCGGACCGCGCGCCGCGCGCGAGGGCCCCGAGACCCTGGCGGTGTCGGTGCTGGGCGATACGTCCGAAGCCGGCACGCTTCGCCCGGCACGCTTCGGCGCCGCGCCGGGGGCAAGGCTGACGCTCGTGCGCATCGCGACCGCCCGGGCGGACATCGGCGCGGCGCTGCCGGTGCCCGAGCCTTCGGCGCCGCCGGCGCACGACGAATCGCCGACGGAAGCCTCCGGTGACGACATCCTGCGTCCGCCGCTGCCCCGCGGAACGGCGACGCTTCGCGTGCGGGCCGACCGGCCGGCGTGGGTCGAGTTCGACGTGCGGGTGGACGAAGCCGGCGAGGTCACCGACGTCATCGCCGTCGCCGGCGACGCCGACCCGGCGGTCGTCCGCGCGGCGACCGACGCCGCGCTCGCGCTGCGCTGGCATCCCGCGACGCGACGCGGGCAGCCGGTGGCGGTGTGGTGCCGCCAGCGGTTCGAAGCGGGCCCGGGGCGCTGA
- a CDS encoding GNAT family N-acetyltransferase, translating into MSRMNVTLRAWTPADREPLRAALHEPELAPHFDKFLGPEGLEHKLHDRRLVQAGIRIAEVGGEIAGFGVPWALPQANGVWTMLRVGVRQRFRGRGVGSRLAEALLAFVREAGAGAGAIEVAGSAWMPNEAAERLAAKFGFAHERWFWLMERPRGGAAEPAWPAGIERRTFDHSDPMFADWTAAYNDSFAQHYRFVVANEETGRNLAADPTFAAEGLLLAYRDGRCVGFCRNERHATRGEVGVLGTTHEARGIGLGRALLRWGVRWLEANAAGPVTLMVDGDNEGALSLYRSEGFEVARTRRIWGRAEGRRE; encoded by the coding sequence GTGTCGCGGATGAACGTCACCCTGCGAGCCTGGACGCCCGCCGATCGCGAGCCGTTGCGTGCGGCCCTGCATGAACCCGAACTCGCTCCCCACTTCGACAAGTTCCTCGGACCCGAGGGGCTCGAGCACAAGCTGCACGACCGGCGGCTGGTGCAGGCGGGCATTCGCATCGCCGAAGTCGGAGGCGAGATCGCCGGCTTCGGCGTGCCCTGGGCGCTTCCGCAGGCGAACGGCGTCTGGACCATGCTGCGCGTCGGGGTGCGCCAGCGCTTCCGCGGCCGCGGCGTGGGCAGCCGGCTCGCCGAGGCGCTGCTCGCGTTCGTCCGCGAGGCAGGCGCGGGAGCGGGCGCCATCGAGGTGGCGGGCAGCGCGTGGATGCCGAACGAGGCCGCCGAGCGGCTCGCGGCGAAGTTCGGTTTCGCGCACGAGCGTTGGTTCTGGCTCATGGAACGCCCGCGCGGCGGCGCGGCCGAGCCGGCCTGGCCGGCGGGAATCGAGCGGCGGACGTTCGACCACAGCGACCCGATGTTCGCCGACTGGACCGCCGCCTACAACGATTCCTTCGCGCAGCACTACCGGTTCGTGGTGGCGAACGAGGAGACCGGGCGCAATCTCGCCGCCGACCCGACGTTCGCCGCCGAAGGCCTGCTGCTCGCCTACCGCGACGGCCGCTGCGTGGGTTTCTGCCGCAACGAGCGGCACGCGACGCGCGGCGAGGTCGGCGTGCTCGGCACGACGCACGAGGCGCGCGGCATCGGTCTCGGGCGGGCGCTGCTGCGCTGGGGGGTGCGCTGGCTCGAGGCGAACGCCGCCGGTCCCGTCACGCTGATGGTGGACGGCGACAACGAAGGCGCCCTCTCGCTCTACCGCTCCGAGGGCTTCGAGGTCGCGCGCACCCGTCGCATCTGGGGCCGCGCCGAAGGTCGGCGGGAGTAG
- the rfaE1 gene encoding D-glycero-beta-D-manno-heptose-7-phosphate kinase: MSVTAFAPERLESLVARFPGRRLLVLGDLMLDHYLWGRCDRISPEAPVPVVEIERESSSLGGAGNVAANLAALGARPVLVGVLGEDARAQQLLDAFAARGVDTRSLVRDATRPTTIKTRILAQNQQVVRADWESRADLAGEALAGVLGALARELPNCEGLVVSDYGKGMVTPAVLEQAIGLAKAAKLPISVDPKESHLDAYRGVSILTPNQHEAGWVMGRRVTDAASLMEVGWGLQKRLDVECALVTRGADGMSLFEKGGRYTHLPTVAREVFDVTGAGDTVVSVVALALAAGADYPEACHLANHAAGVVIREVGTATCSPDQLRRSLAGVAP, encoded by the coding sequence ATGTCCGTCACCGCCTTCGCTCCCGAGCGGCTCGAGTCGCTGGTGGCGCGCTTTCCGGGCCGCCGGCTGCTGGTGCTGGGCGATCTGATGCTCGACCACTACCTGTGGGGGCGCTGCGACCGCATCTCGCCCGAGGCCCCCGTGCCCGTCGTCGAGATCGAACGCGAGAGCAGTTCGCTCGGCGGTGCCGGCAACGTCGCCGCCAATCTCGCCGCGCTGGGTGCGCGCCCGGTCCTGGTCGGCGTGCTCGGCGAGGACGCGCGGGCGCAGCAGCTGCTGGACGCGTTCGCCGCGCGCGGCGTGGACACGCGTTCGCTCGTGCGCGACGCGACGCGGCCGACGACGATCAAGACGCGCATCCTCGCGCAGAACCAGCAGGTCGTGCGCGCCGACTGGGAATCGCGCGCCGACCTCGCCGGCGAGGCGCTCGCCGGGGTGCTCGGGGCGCTCGCGCGCGAGCTGCCGAACTGCGAGGGACTGGTGGTCAGCGACTACGGCAAGGGCATGGTCACGCCCGCGGTGCTCGAGCAGGCCATCGGGCTCGCGAAGGCGGCGAAGCTGCCGATCAGCGTGGATCCCAAGGAAAGCCACCTCGACGCCTACCGCGGCGTCAGCATCCTGACCCCGAACCAGCACGAGGCGGGCTGGGTGATGGGCCGGCGGGTCACCGACGCAGCCAGCCTCATGGAGGTCGGCTGGGGCCTGCAGAAGCGGCTGGACGTCGAATGCGCCCTCGTCACGCGCGGCGCCGACGGCATGAGCCTGTTCGAGAAGGGGGGGCGCTACACCCACCTGCCGACCGTCGCCCGCGAGGTCTTCGACGTGACGGGCGCCGGCGACACCGTCGTGAGCGTGGTCGCGCTCGCGCTCGCGGCCGGCGCCGACTATCCCGAGGCCTGCCATCTCGCGAACCACGCCGCCGGCGTCGTCATTCGCGAGGTCGGAACCGCCACGTGTTCGCCCGATCAGCTCCGCCGCTCGCTCGCCGGGGTCGCGCCGTGA
- the rfaE2 gene encoding D-glycero-beta-D-manno-heptose 1-phosphate adenylyltransferase, with product MTGGTFELPSAAAAKLAIWRAARERIVFTNGVYDLLHRGHVEYLEEARALGDRLVVGVNSDASVHRLKGPTRPILPQGDRAGLLGALACVDLVVIFDDDTPLRLVEAVRPDVLVKGADWAAEAIVGADFVLARGGRVERIPLREGLSTSVIVKRIREGRSALDPWT from the coding sequence GTGACCGGCGGGACGTTCGAGCTTCCCTCGGCCGCCGCCGCGAAGCTCGCCATCTGGCGCGCGGCTCGGGAGCGGATCGTCTTCACGAACGGCGTTTACGACCTGCTGCACCGCGGGCATGTCGAATACCTCGAGGAGGCGCGCGCGCTGGGCGACCGCCTGGTGGTCGGCGTGAACAGTGACGCCTCGGTGCACCGCCTGAAAGGCCCGACCCGGCCCATCCTGCCGCAGGGTGATCGCGCCGGGCTCCTCGGAGCGCTGGCGTGCGTGGACCTGGTCGTGATCTTCGACGACGACACGCCGCTGCGGCTCGTCGAGGCGGTGCGGCCCGACGTTCTCGTGAAGGGCGCCGACTGGGCCGCGGAGGCGATCGTCGGCGCCGACTTCGTGCTCGCCCGTGGCGGACGCGTCGAGCGCATCCCGCTGCGCGAAGGTCTCAGCACCTCGGTGATCGTGAAGCGCATCCGCGAGGGCCGAAGCGCGCTCGATCCGTGGACGTAG
- a CDS encoding sigma-70 family RNA polymerase sigma factor, whose translation MPEVYEELRQIAEGYLRRERPDHTLEPAGLVHEAYLKLSAQSKLAPNDRRHFLAMAAGAMRQILVDHARAANALKRGGGWQRITVSEAITEASRGSEHLLTLDAALQRLAAEDEVAAFIVEMRFFAGLTEVEIAAELGRSERWVRGQWSHARAWLRRQMAAEEA comes from the coding sequence CTGCCCGAGGTGTACGAGGAGTTGCGCCAGATCGCCGAGGGCTACCTGAGGCGCGAACGGCCCGACCACACGCTCGAGCCGGCGGGCCTCGTGCACGAGGCCTACCTCAAGCTCTCGGCGCAGTCGAAGCTGGCGCCGAACGACCGCCGGCACTTCCTGGCGATGGCCGCGGGCGCGATGCGCCAGATCCTCGTGGACCACGCCCGCGCCGCGAACGCGCTCAAGCGGGGCGGCGGCTGGCAGCGCATCACCGTCTCGGAAGCGATCACGGAGGCCTCGCGGGGTAGTGAGCATCTCCTGACGCTGGACGCCGCGCTGCAGCGCCTCGCGGCCGAGGACGAAGTCGCGGCGTTCATCGTGGAGATGCGTTTCTTCGCCGGTCTCACCGAGGTCGAGATCGCCGCCGAACTCGGGCGCAGCGAGCGCTGGGTGCGCGGGCAGTGGTCGCACGCGCGCGCCTGGCTGCGCAGGCAAATGGCAGCCGAGGAAGCCTGA
- a CDS encoding serine/threonine protein kinase: MRRYEAAKSIFVRALELPEGEREAFVRREAGHDRELQREVEELFAFNDEPGELEAQPLPDTAPERIGPWQIVRELGRGGIGVVYLARRADGPPVALKVLRGGLLSPVLVARFRREAAVLARLDHPGIARAIETGLDEGPVGPRPWLAMELIQGEDLRAWSAREHGLEARLELMARVCDAAEHAHTQGVVHRDLKPENILVRPDGSPVVLDFGVARLVDSDLRATTLHTNAGELLGTIRYMSPEQADARPEGIGPRSDVHQLAVLTYELMTGRLPFEVPEHSVHRALVAVLTAPPRPMDELPVKLRRPLERLLRAALVKDPAHRLASAALLAADLRRIAGGRAPLARAPREDAGRWLAAGRNSVMFAAAVGALLWVFGFLGPPPSPLDWASGALAPAHVFRRAMNEADSAAVRLHFNTRSLPRLREARAHVLRSLALLRTVARQPWCGQVRGLVQFRLGEAEYLIAERTYDADLYERAAASWSSAGTTLRTVRIAAQPDTLGIVAGQALTPLGTETWKSAAMALDDLARLRDPETAHARALEIRRQGLREFRPGAPPDTLLRQPTPGTSDERSALAGWLQGVGAGLARLGYDRSDSSAALQGLLRLRRAISLVESWLDGAAFASLEHDLGSAYLGSALLTHDHALLDSALVRLADARRLRADLPGYTSVIYSSRELARAHRLAAWWTADPGRQVRHLELALTALEAPGGGDVVLAAQDLALLSIGRAEVLVDLACVERNPARLDQAARALDESDRALTRERAPVIATQEDFQRLRISAQRFAIGGLQGQAIRTRQVLDRLHRNTHGLSPRTRWLATRCSQRLDSGPPRRFDLRYPMAVPF, translated from the coding sequence GTGCGCCGCTACGAAGCCGCCAAGTCCATCTTCGTTCGCGCGCTCGAGCTGCCCGAGGGCGAGCGTGAAGCGTTCGTCCGGCGCGAAGCCGGGCACGACCGCGAGCTCCAGCGCGAGGTCGAGGAGTTGTTCGCGTTCAACGATGAGCCGGGAGAACTCGAGGCCCAGCCCCTGCCGGATACTGCTCCGGAACGCATCGGTCCCTGGCAGATCGTGCGTGAGCTGGGCCGCGGCGGTATCGGCGTCGTGTACCTCGCGCGCCGCGCGGACGGCCCCCCCGTGGCGCTCAAGGTGCTGCGCGGCGGCCTGCTCTCCCCGGTCCTCGTGGCGCGATTCCGGCGCGAAGCGGCGGTCCTCGCGCGGCTCGACCACCCCGGCATCGCACGGGCGATCGAGACCGGCCTCGACGAGGGGCCGGTCGGACCCCGGCCGTGGCTCGCCATGGAGCTCATCCAGGGAGAGGACCTGCGTGCCTGGTCCGCGCGCGAGCACGGCCTGGAAGCGCGGCTCGAGCTCATGGCCCGCGTGTGCGACGCGGCCGAGCATGCGCACACGCAGGGCGTCGTCCACCGCGACCTGAAGCCCGAGAACATCCTCGTCCGCCCGGACGGCTCGCCGGTGGTGCTGGACTTCGGCGTGGCGCGGCTGGTGGACAGCGATCTGCGCGCGACGACCCTGCACACCAACGCGGGAGAGCTCCTCGGGACGATTCGCTACATGAGCCCGGAGCAGGCCGACGCCCGTCCCGAGGGCATCGGGCCGCGCTCGGACGTCCACCAGCTCGCCGTGCTGACCTACGAGCTGATGACGGGGCGCCTGCCGTTCGAGGTGCCCGAGCATTCGGTGCATCGCGCGCTCGTCGCGGTGCTCACGGCGCCTCCGCGCCCGATGGACGAGCTCCCCGTGAAGCTGCGCCGTCCGCTCGAACGGCTGCTGCGGGCCGCGCTCGTGAAGGATCCGGCGCACCGGCTCGCTTCCGCCGCGCTGCTCGCCGCGGATCTTCGGCGCATCGCCGGCGGGCGCGCGCCGCTCGCACGCGCGCCGCGCGAGGACGCCGGACGGTGGCTGGCCGCCGGCCGGAACAGCGTGATGTTCGCCGCCGCGGTCGGCGCGCTCCTCTGGGTGTTCGGATTCCTCGGCCCTCCGCCATCGCCGCTCGACTGGGCGAGCGGTGCGCTCGCTCCGGCGCACGTCTTTCGGCGGGCGATGAACGAGGCCGACAGCGCCGCGGTGCGGTTGCATTTCAACACCCGCTCGCTGCCCCGCCTGCGCGAGGCCCGCGCGCACGTGCTGCGCTCGCTCGCGCTGCTTCGCACGGTCGCGCGCCAGCCATGGTGCGGACAGGTCCGCGGGCTGGTTCAGTTCCGCCTCGGAGAGGCCGAGTACCTGATCGCGGAGCGGACCTACGACGCCGACCTGTACGAGCGCGCGGCGGCGAGCTGGTCTTCCGCGGGCACGACCCTGCGAACCGTGCGGATCGCCGCGCAGCCGGACACGCTGGGCATCGTCGCCGGTCAGGCGCTCACTCCCCTGGGAACGGAAACCTGGAAGTCGGCCGCCATGGCGCTCGACGACCTCGCGCGGTTGCGGGATCCCGAAACGGCACACGCCCGCGCGCTCGAGATTCGGCGACAGGGCCTGCGCGAGTTCAGGCCCGGCGCGCCGCCGGACACGCTGCTTCGCCAGCCGACCCCGGGCACCAGCGACGAACGCAGCGCGCTGGCAGGCTGGCTGCAGGGAGTCGGAGCCGGCCTGGCGCGCCTCGGCTACGACCGAAGCGACTCCAGCGCCGCGCTGCAGGGTCTGCTCAGGCTCCGCCGCGCCATCTCGCTCGTGGAATCATGGCTGGATGGCGCCGCCTTCGCCTCGCTCGAGCACGACCTGGGGAGCGCCTACCTGGGTTCGGCGCTGCTCACCCACGACCACGCGTTGCTCGACTCCGCGCTCGTGCGGCTCGCCGACGCCCGCCGGCTGCGCGCCGACCTGCCGGGGTACACCAGCGTGATTTACTCGAGCCGAGAACTCGCGCGCGCGCATCGGCTGGCCGCATGGTGGACGGCGGACCCGGGGCGGCAGGTGCGCCATCTCGAACTGGCCCTGACCGCCCTGGAGGCGCCCGGGGGCGGCGACGTCGTGCTCGCAGCGCAGGATCTCGCGCTGCTTTCGATCGGTCGCGCCGAGGTGCTCGTGGACCTGGCCTGCGTCGAGCGAAACCCCGCCCGTCTCGATCAGGCCGCGCGCGCTCTCGACGAGTCGGATCGCGCGCTCACGCGTGAGCGGGCGCCCGTGATCGCGACGCAGGAGGATTTCCAGCGCCTGCGCATTTCCGCGCAGCGATTCGCGATCGGGGGATTGCAGGGCCAGGCCATCCGAACCCGCCAGGTGCTGGATCGGCTTCACAGGAACACGCACGGCCTGTCGCCCCGAACCCGATGGCTCGCGACCCGGTGCTCGCAGCGGCTCGACTCGGGACCGCCGCGGCGATTCGACCTGCGGTACCCGATGGCCGTTCCGTTCTAG
- the sucC gene encoding ADP-forming succinate--CoA ligase subunit beta produces MNLHEYQGKELFARFGLPVLPGQVAATPEEARDVAASIGGLVVIKAQVQAGGRGKAGGVQLARTPEEAFEKARDILALTIKGLPVRRVLVAQAADIAREYYLSIVMDREAKAPLIMLSAEGGVEIEEVARTAPEKILRQHIGLDGLRPYQARNLMAKVFTDSKQVAQAADILLKLHRVFTESDCSLAEINPLAVTPEGRVIALDAKVVLDDNADFRHRDREHWRDPGEETAGQKLAREKGLSYVKLDGDIGCVVNGAGLAMATMDLIKHYGGEPANFLDIGGSSNPEKVTAALRIITGESRVRAILFNIFGGITRCDDVANGIVTSLRESPLTVPLVIRLTGTNEDKARQILSDFGLGATTSMDEAVQMVIARAQEVNA; encoded by the coding sequence ATGAATCTTCACGAATACCAGGGCAAGGAGCTGTTCGCCCGCTTCGGCCTGCCGGTGCTTCCCGGGCAGGTCGCCGCCACGCCCGAGGAGGCGCGTGACGTCGCGGCCTCGATCGGCGGGCTGGTGGTGATCAAGGCGCAGGTGCAGGCCGGCGGGCGGGGGAAGGCCGGCGGCGTGCAGCTCGCTCGCACGCCGGAGGAGGCCTTCGAGAAGGCCCGCGACATTCTCGCGCTGACGATCAAGGGGTTGCCGGTCCGCCGCGTGCTGGTGGCCCAGGCCGCGGACATCGCCAGGGAGTACTACCTCTCGATCGTCATGGACCGGGAAGCGAAGGCGCCGCTGATCATGCTGTCCGCCGAGGGCGGCGTGGAGATCGAGGAGGTCGCGCGCACCGCGCCGGAGAAGATCCTCAGGCAGCACATCGGGCTCGATGGATTGCGCCCGTACCAGGCGCGGAACCTGATGGCGAAGGTCTTCACGGACTCGAAGCAGGTGGCGCAGGCCGCCGACATCCTGCTCAAGCTCCACCGAGTGTTCACCGAGAGCGACTGTTCGCTCGCCGAGATCAATCCGCTCGCGGTGACGCCCGAGGGGCGCGTGATCGCGCTCGACGCCAAGGTCGTGCTCGACGACAACGCCGACTTCCGTCACCGCGACCGGGAACACTGGCGCGATCCGGGCGAGGAGACCGCCGGCCAGAAGCTCGCGCGCGAGAAGGGGCTGTCGTACGTGAAGCTCGACGGCGACATCGGCTGCGTCGTGAACGGCGCGGGTCTCGCGATGGCGACCATGGACCTCATCAAGCACTACGGCGGCGAGCCCGCGAATTTCCTCGACATCGGCGGCTCGTCGAATCCCGAGAAGGTCACCGCCGCGCTCCGGATCATCACCGGCGAGTCGCGCGTGCGGGCGATCCTGTTCAACATCTTCGGCGGCATCACGCGCTGCGACGACGTCGCCAACGGCATCGTCACGTCGCTGCGCGAATCCCCGCTGACCGTTCCGCTCGTCATCCGGCTCACCGGCACCAACGAGGACAAGGCCCGCCAGATCCTGTCCGATTTCGGCCTCGGGGCCACGACCAGCATGGACGAGGCGGTGCAGATGGTGATCGCCCGCGCCCAGGAGGTGAACGCGTGA
- the sucD gene encoding succinate--CoA ligase subunit alpha — protein MSILIDRNTRLIVQGITGRDGAFHTQQMIAYGTRVVGGVTPGKGGERVHGVPVFDSVAEAIEQTKANASVIYVPAPFAADAIHEAADAGIALIVCITEGLPVRDTLGAFHKVLALRGAGNPLGKPRLIGPNCPGLITPGQAKVGILPGHIVTPGPVGVVSKSGTLTYEVVKQLTDRGLGQSTCLGIGGDPVIGTDFIDALTLFEADPRTEGIVLMGEIGGNAEEQAAEFIRRRVSKPVVAFVAGQTAPPGKRMGHAGAIISGGTGTAAEKMAAFEAAGVPVARIPSEIPELMAELLQRRRARRRNGREADHGATKPRATAARRSPARKPAAKKPSAKPRVAKPAKKAAKKK, from the coding sequence GTGAGCATCCTGATCGACCGGAACACGCGGCTGATCGTGCAGGGCATCACCGGCCGCGACGGCGCGTTCCACACCCAGCAGATGATCGCGTACGGAACCCGGGTGGTCGGCGGCGTCACTCCGGGCAAGGGCGGCGAACGCGTTCACGGCGTGCCCGTCTTCGACTCGGTCGCCGAGGCGATCGAACAGACGAAGGCGAACGCCTCGGTGATCTACGTGCCGGCGCCGTTCGCGGCCGACGCGATCCACGAAGCGGCCGACGCCGGCATCGCGCTGATCGTCTGCATCACCGAGGGCCTGCCGGTGCGCGACACGCTCGGCGCCTTCCACAAGGTCCTGGCGCTGCGCGGCGCCGGCAACCCGCTCGGCAAGCCGCGGCTGATCGGACCGAACTGTCCAGGCCTCATCACGCCGGGGCAGGCGAAGGTCGGCATCCTGCCGGGGCACATCGTCACGCCGGGCCCGGTCGGGGTCGTCTCCAAGAGCGGCACGCTCACCTACGAGGTGGTCAAGCAACTCACGGACCGCGGACTCGGCCAGAGCACCTGCCTCGGAATCGGCGGCGACCCGGTGATCGGCACGGACTTCATCGACGCGCTGACGCTGTTCGAAGCGGACCCCCGGACCGAGGGGATCGTGCTGATGGGCGAAATCGGCGGCAACGCCGAGGAGCAGGCGGCCGAGTTCATCCGCCGCCGCGTCAGCAAGCCCGTCGTGGCGTTCGTCGCCGGCCAGACGGCGCCGCCCGGCAAGCGGATGGGCCATGCGGGCGCGATCATCTCGGGCGGGACCGGCACGGCCGCCGAGAAGATGGCGGCTTTCGAGGCCGCGGGCGTTCCGGTGGCGCGCATCCCGTCGGAGATCCCCGAGCTGATGGCCGAACTCCTGCAGCGTCGCCGCGCGCGCCGCCGCAACGGCAGGGAAGCGGACCACGGCGCCACGAAGCCCCGGGCGACCGCCGCGAGAAGGTCTCCCGCGCGAAAACCCGCCGCGAAGAAGCCCTCCGCGAAGCCGCGGGTCGCGAAGCCGGCGAAGAAGGCCGCGAAGAAGAAGTAG
- the ndk gene encoding nucleoside-diphosphate kinase, whose amino-acid sequence MALERTLFIVKPDATERNLVGRILAHVEDQGFRIVEARFARLTREQCQEFYAEHVGKPFFNDLVDFMTSGPVMLCCLEREAAVATLRDVIGATDPAQAAPGTIRKLYAKSKGSNSVHASDSTASAEREVKLFFGVAALTH is encoded by the coding sequence ATGGCGCTGGAGCGCACGCTGTTCATCGTCAAACCCGACGCCACGGAGCGAAACCTCGTCGGGCGCATCCTCGCGCACGTCGAGGACCAGGGATTCCGGATCGTCGAGGCCCGGTTCGCGCGCCTGACGCGCGAACAATGCCAGGAGTTCTACGCCGAGCACGTGGGCAAGCCGTTCTTCAACGACCTCGTGGACTTCATGACGTCGGGTCCGGTCATGCTCTGCTGTCTCGAGCGCGAGGCCGCCGTCGCGACCCTGCGCGACGTGATCGGCGCCACCGATCCCGCCCAGGCCGCACCGGGCACGATCCGCAAGCTTTACGCGAAGTCGAAGGGATCGAACTCGGTGCATGCCTCGGACAGCACGGCGTCGGCCGAGCGCGAGGTGAAGCTGTTCTTCGGTGTCGCGGCGCTGACCCACTGA
- a CDS encoding DUF177 domain-containing protein: MATLRSSFDRVEIEAPAAEAGLADTEWRGSVRASLRVEKSGDRVSVRGDVSSTARLECVRCLRAFDLAMSVPFTAFADRRGNADSAEEDVLERDDYMLFHDGRRLDLRESVRETLLLELPITPHCREDCPGLCPKCGADLNLGPCGCARVTPRLG, translated from the coding sequence TTGGCCACCCTTCGGTCCTCGTTCGACCGGGTGGAGATCGAAGCGCCGGCCGCGGAGGCCGGGCTTGCCGACACGGAGTGGCGCGGTTCGGTCCGCGCCTCGCTCCGCGTCGAGAAGTCCGGTGACCGCGTTTCGGTGCGCGGAGACGTGTCGTCCACGGCCCGCCTCGAGTGCGTGCGCTGCCTGCGCGCGTTCGACCTGGCGATGTCCGTGCCGTTCACCGCCTTCGCGGATCGCAGGGGAAACGCGGATTCCGCCGAGGAGGACGTCCTCGAGCGGGACGACTACATGCTGTTTCACGACGGGCGGCGGCTGGACCTGCGCGAGAGCGTTCGCGAAACGCTGCTGCTCGAGTTGCCCATCACTCCCCATTGCCGGGAGGATTGCCCGGGGCTCTGTCCGAAGTGTGGCGCCGACCTGAACCTCGGCCCGTGCGGATGCGCGCGCGTGACGCCACGCCTCGGATGA
- the rpmF gene encoding 50S ribosomal protein L32: MAVPKRRHSSTRGKKRRTGWKLAKPGLNVCGHCGAPRQPHRICPSCGHYHGEEIVTPRER; encoded by the coding sequence ATGGCGGTTCCGAAGCGACGTCACTCGTCCACGCGCGGCAAGAAGCGCCGCACCGGATGGAAGCTGGCCAAGCCGGGCCTGAACGTCTGCGGTCACTGCGGCGCGCCGCGCCAGCCGCACCGCATCTGCCCGAGCTGCGGGCACTACCACGGCGAGGAGATCGTCACGCCGCGCGAGCGGTAG